One region of Manis pentadactyla isolate mManPen7 chromosome 9, mManPen7.hap1, whole genome shotgun sequence genomic DNA includes:
- the LOC118912148 gene encoding olfactory receptor 52J3-like: MLYQNDSSLHPATFFLIGIPGLEGIHAWISLPFCSIYLVALVGNATILLVIKTEQTLREPMFYFLALLSTTDLALCTTAVPRMLGILWFDAHEINFGACVAQMFLIHAFTGMEAEVLVAMAFDRYVAICAPLHYTTIMTSRVLVGISLYIVIRPVVLILPMIFLIYRLPFCQAHITIAHSYCEHMGIAKLSCGNIHINAIYGLFVVSLFLLNLVLIGISYVYILRSVFRLPSRDARLKALNTCGSHVGVMCVFYVPSVFSFLTHRFGHNIPRYIHILVANLYLVIPPSLNPIIYGVRTKQIRKRVLHVFSAH; encoded by the coding sequence ATGCTTTATCAAAATGACAGCAGTTTACACCCAGCCACGTTTTTCCTCATCGGAATCCCAGGTCTGGAAGGTATCCACGCCTGGATCTCCCTGCCTTTCTGCTCTATTTACCTTGTGGCTTTAGTGGGAAATGCCACAATTCTGCTAGTCATCAAGACGGAGCAGACCCTCCGGGAGCCCATGTTCTACTTTCTGGCCCTCCTTTCCACGACTGATCTGGCCCTTTGTACAACCGCTGTGCCTCGCATGCTGGGCATCCTCTGGTTTGATGCCCATGAGATTAACTTTGGAGCTTGTGTGGCCCAGATGTTTCTGATCCATGCGTTCACAGGCATGGAGGCTGAGGTCCTGGTGGCCATGGCTTTTGACCGTTATGTGGCCATCTGCGCTCCTCTCCATTACACGACCATCATGACGTCCCGGGTGCTGGTGGGCATCAGCTTATACATTGTAATTCGTCCAGTAGTGCTTATACTTCCTATGATTTTTCTCATCTACCGCCTACCCTTCTGCCAGGCTCATATAACAATAGCTCATTCCTACTGCGAGCACATGGGCATTGCAAAACTGTCCTGTGGAAACATCCATATCAATGCCATCTATGGGCTCTTTGtggtctctctcttccttctgaacCTGGTCCTTATCGGCATCTCCTACGTTTACATTCTCCGCTCTGTCTTCCGCCTCCCGTCGCGGGACGCCCGGCTCAAAGCCCTGAACACATGTGGCTCCCATGTTGGGGTCATGTGTGTTTTCTATGTTCCCTCGGTCTTCTCCTTCCTCACTCACCGATTTGGGCACAACATACCACGCTATATTCACATTCTTGTTGCCAACTTGTATCTGGTGATCCCCCCTTCCCTCAACCCCATCATTTACGGTGTGAGGACCAAGCAGATACGCAAGCGAGTGCTCCATGTCTTTTCTGCACACTAG